The following proteins are encoded in a genomic region of Nocardioides sp. cx-173:
- the lipB gene encoding lipoyl(octanoyl) transferase LipB, producing the protein MSELRFEQVGLGADAVDYLAAWEVQREVHARVADGDQPATVLLLEHPPVFTAGKRTEPHERPADPGGADVIDVDRGGKITFHGPGQLVGYPIVTLPDHVKVVDYVRRVEEALIQVCADLGVVTARVPGRSGVWLRADDRGPERKVAAIGIRVSRGVTMHGFSLNCDVDLAWYERFVPCGIADAGVTTLSRELGRPVTVTDVLPAVERHLRHYLAWGDYVPTPDYEARPEPGRTPRIELLTP; encoded by the coding sequence GTGAGCGAGCTCCGTTTCGAGCAGGTCGGCCTCGGCGCCGACGCGGTCGACTACCTGGCCGCGTGGGAGGTGCAGCGTGAGGTGCACGCCCGGGTGGCCGACGGCGACCAGCCCGCCACCGTGCTGCTGCTGGAGCACCCCCCGGTCTTCACCGCCGGCAAGCGCACCGAGCCGCACGAGCGGCCGGCCGATCCCGGCGGCGCCGACGTCATCGACGTCGACCGCGGCGGCAAGATCACCTTCCACGGCCCCGGCCAGCTGGTCGGCTACCCGATCGTCACCCTGCCCGACCACGTCAAGGTCGTCGACTACGTGCGCCGCGTCGAGGAGGCGCTCATCCAGGTGTGCGCCGACCTCGGCGTCGTCACCGCACGCGTGCCCGGACGCAGCGGCGTGTGGCTGCGCGCCGACGACCGCGGCCCGGAGCGCAAGGTCGCGGCGATCGGCATCCGGGTCAGCCGTGGGGTCACGATGCACGGCTTCAGCCTCAACTGCGACGTCGACCTCGCCTGGTACGAGCGGTTCGTGCCCTGCGGCATCGCCGACGCCGGCGTCACGACGCTCTCGCGCGAGCTGGGTCGGCCCGTCACGGTGACCGACGTACTGCCCGCCGTCGAGCGCCACCTGCGCCACTACCTCGCCTGGGGCGACTACGTCCCCACCCCCGACTACGAGGCCCGCCCCGAGCCCGGCCGCACCCCGCGCATCGAGCTGCTCACGCCCTGA
- a CDS encoding ABC transporter ATP-binding protein yields MSDLVIETKGLRKEFRSRRGGLRVAVHDLDLAVPRGGVHGFLGPNGSGKTTTIRMLLGLARASKGRMELFGHPVPAQLPEVIDRVGAVVESPKFSPNFTGRQNLLLLARSIDVPRSRVDAAIETVGLTGRDKDRFKSYSLGMKQRLAIAATLLKDPDLLILDEPTNGLDPAGIREIRDTIRDLGERGVTVLLSSHILAEVQQVCTSATIIGNGRLLASGTVDELLGEGTAFRVTAPDASAAAAVLSAAGLPATVEETGVRVETDDPAAITRALAGADIWLTELMPLRQDLETFFLQLTAADHLGATSDVSSPAPTEGESR; encoded by the coding sequence ATGAGTGACCTGGTGATCGAGACGAAGGGGCTCCGCAAGGAGTTCCGCAGCCGCAGGGGCGGCCTGCGCGTGGCGGTCCACGACCTCGACCTCGCGGTCCCGCGTGGCGGGGTGCACGGCTTCCTGGGACCCAACGGGTCGGGGAAGACCACGACGATCCGGATGCTCCTCGGACTGGCCCGGGCGAGCAAGGGTCGGATGGAGCTCTTCGGCCACCCGGTCCCCGCCCAGCTGCCCGAGGTGATCGACCGGGTCGGCGCCGTGGTGGAGTCGCCCAAGTTCTCCCCCAACTTCACCGGCCGCCAGAACCTGCTGCTGCTGGCCCGCTCCATCGACGTGCCGCGCAGCCGGGTCGACGCCGCGATCGAGACGGTCGGGTTGACCGGACGCGACAAGGACCGCTTCAAGTCCTACTCGCTCGGCATGAAGCAGCGCCTCGCGATCGCCGCGACGCTGCTCAAGGACCCCGACCTGCTGATCCTCGACGAGCCCACCAACGGCCTGGACCCGGCCGGCATCCGCGAGATCCGCGACACCATCCGCGACCTCGGCGAGCGCGGAGTCACCGTGCTGCTGAGCTCGCACATCCTCGCGGAGGTCCAGCAGGTCTGTACGTCGGCCACGATCATCGGCAACGGCCGCCTGCTCGCCTCGGGCACGGTGGACGAGCTGCTCGGCGAGGGCACGGCCTTCCGGGTCACCGCCCCCGACGCGAGCGCGGCCGCCGCCGTGCTCTCCGCCGCCGGGCTGCCGGCCACCGTCGAGGAGACCGGCGTCCGCGTCGAGACCGACGACCCGGCCGCGATCACCCGCGCGCTCGCCGGCGCCGACATCTGGCTCACCGAGCTGATGCCGCTGCGCCAGGACCTGGAGACGTTCTTCCTCCAGCTCACCGCCGCCGACCACCTCGGCGCCACCTCCGATGTCTCGTCCCCAGCCCCGACCGAGGGAGAGTCCCGATGA
- the lipA gene encoding lipoyl synthase, with the protein MTTAPAPEGRKLLRLEVRNAETPIERKPEWIKTRAKMGPEYKHLQSLVKSEGLHTVCQEAGCPNIFECWEDREATFLIGGDQCTRRCDFCQIDTGKPQPLDRDEPRRVAESVQKMELRYATITGVARDDLEDGGAWLYAETVRAIHELNPGTGVENLIPDFNGKPDLLREVFESRPEVLAHNVETVPRIFKRIRPAFRYERSLDVITQARDFGLVTKSNLILGMGETRDEVSQALRDLHAAGCELITITQYLRPSLRHHPVERWVKPEEFVELRDEADEIGFSGVLSGPLVRSSYRAGRLYRQAMDAREGHVGTASSVPATA; encoded by the coding sequence GTGACCACCGCTCCCGCCCCTGAGGGCCGCAAGCTCCTCCGCCTCGAGGTCCGCAACGCCGAGACCCCCATCGAGCGCAAGCCGGAGTGGATCAAGACCCGGGCGAAGATGGGCCCGGAGTACAAGCACCTACAGAGCCTGGTGAAGTCCGAGGGGCTGCACACGGTCTGCCAGGAGGCGGGGTGCCCCAACATCTTCGAGTGCTGGGAGGACCGCGAGGCGACGTTCCTCATCGGCGGCGACCAGTGCACCCGTCGCTGTGACTTCTGTCAGATCGACACCGGCAAGCCCCAGCCGCTCGACCGCGACGAGCCCCGCCGGGTCGCGGAGTCGGTGCAGAAGATGGAGCTGCGCTACGCCACCATCACCGGCGTCGCCCGCGACGACCTGGAGGACGGCGGCGCCTGGCTGTACGCCGAGACCGTGCGTGCCATCCACGAGCTCAACCCCGGCACCGGCGTGGAGAACCTGATCCCCGACTTCAACGGCAAGCCCGACCTGCTCCGCGAGGTCTTCGAGTCGCGCCCCGAGGTGCTGGCCCACAACGTCGAGACCGTGCCGCGCATCTTCAAGCGGATCCGTCCGGCCTTCCGCTACGAGCGGTCCCTCGACGTCATCACCCAGGCCCGCGACTTCGGCCTGGTCACCAAGTCCAACCTGATCCTCGGCATGGGCGAGACCCGCGACGAGGTCTCCCAGGCGCTGCGCGACCTGCACGCAGCCGGCTGCGAGCTGATCACGATCACCCAGTACCTGCGTCCCTCGCTGCGCCACCACCCCGTCGAGCGTTGGGTCAAGCCCGAGGAGTTCGTCGAGCTGCGAGACGAGGCCGACGAGATCGGCTTCTCCGGCGTGCTGTCCGGTCCCCTGGTCCGTTCGTCCTACCGGGCCGGTCGGCTGTACCGTCAGGCGATGGACGCCCGCGAGGGCCACGTCGGCACCGCCAGCAGCGTCCCCGCCACCGCCTGA
- a CDS encoding DUF4191 domain-containing protein: protein MAKKDTPTDPADMSRRQQIVATYRMTKQTDKRIGLWLLGSFLLFGAVGFGLFWILPGSGTIGLVMSIVGGLLFGFLGMMIVFSRRAQRTAYDRMAGQPGAAASALTMLKRGWKSDPVIAFNKQQDVVHRVVGPPGIVLVGEGNPHRVRQLLASERRKHERVASETPIHEVVVGDGEGQVPLAKLVRHVQKLGRQVKPAELTDILARIKALDANRSAIPMPKGPVPTSMKGMRGNMRGR from the coding sequence ATGGCCAAGAAGGACACGCCCACCGATCCCGCCGACATGAGTCGTCGGCAGCAGATCGTCGCCACCTACCGGATGACGAAGCAGACCGACAAGCGGATCGGCCTGTGGCTGCTCGGCTCGTTCCTGCTCTTCGGCGCCGTCGGGTTCGGCCTGTTCTGGATCCTGCCCGGCAGCGGCACCATCGGCCTGGTCATGTCGATCGTGGGCGGCCTGCTGTTCGGCTTCCTCGGCATGATGATCGTGTTCTCCCGGCGCGCCCAGCGCACGGCGTACGACCGGATGGCCGGCCAGCCCGGCGCCGCCGCGAGCGCGCTCACGATGCTCAAGCGCGGCTGGAAGTCCGACCCCGTCATCGCGTTCAACAAGCAGCAGGACGTCGTCCACCGCGTCGTGGGCCCTCCGGGAATCGTGCTCGTCGGTGAGGGCAACCCGCACCGCGTGCGTCAGCTCCTCGCCTCCGAGCGGCGCAAGCACGAGCGCGTCGCCTCCGAGACCCCGATCCACGAGGTCGTCGTCGGCGACGGCGAGGGCCAGGTGCCCCTCGCCAAGCTGGTCCGCCACGTCCAGAAGCTTGGCCGTCAGGTCAAGCCGGCCGAGCTGACCGACATCCTCGCCCGGATCAAGGCCCTGGACGCCAACCGCTCGGCGATCCCGATGCCCAAGGGCCCGGTGCCGACCAGCATGAAGGGCATGCGCGGCAACATGCGCGGCCGCTGA
- a CDS encoding LolA family protein: MSRSPLRRTASAAVLALALSSLAACGGDGDSSADDSDGGSGGGGLFSKMRDGAASGGATTDPGESTDPEEGGEQAAPGATQEGGEPTAGEKVEPSEVVDIFARAFEEASTATFTMSTEGAAAYDAEGQADFSNTPPEMTMTINVGETAPITMVLVDNTVYQQNPGAETYTATSLDDPSSPYAALSKQLDIRAQFDTMEKAITGATYVGEEDGMEHYSLVLDSATLLSEQGVDTSTLPENMLEPSYTYDLYFDENGYFRKMVTDLGKLGGTTTATYDNWGEPVDIEAPPASQVQ, encoded by the coding sequence ATGTCTCGCTCGCCCCTCCGTCGCACCGCCTCTGCCGCGGTCCTCGCTCTGGCCCTCTCCTCACTCGCCGCCTGCGGTGGCGACGGAGACTCCTCTGCCGACGACTCCGACGGCGGCAGCGGCGGCGGCGGGCTGTTCTCGAAGATGCGCGACGGCGCGGCCTCCGGGGGCGCCACCACCGACCCGGGCGAGAGCACCGACCCGGAGGAGGGCGGCGAGCAGGCCGCGCCCGGGGCGACGCAGGAGGGCGGCGAGCCGACCGCGGGGGAGAAGGTGGAGCCGTCCGAGGTGGTCGACATCTTCGCCCGCGCCTTCGAGGAGGCCAGCACGGCGACGTTCACCATGAGCACCGAGGGCGCCGCGGCCTACGACGCCGAGGGGCAGGCGGACTTCAGCAACACTCCGCCGGAGATGACCATGACGATCAACGTCGGCGAGACGGCTCCGATCACGATGGTGCTGGTGGACAACACGGTGTACCAGCAGAACCCCGGAGCCGAGACCTACACCGCGACCTCACTCGACGACCCGAGCAGCCCGTACGCGGCCCTGAGCAAGCAGCTCGACATCCGTGCGCAGTTCGACACCATGGAGAAGGCGATCACGGGCGCGACGTACGTCGGCGAGGAGGACGGCATGGAGCACTACAGCCTCGTGCTGGACTCCGCCACGCTGCTCTCCGAGCAGGGCGTCGACACGAGCACCCTTCCGGAGAACATGCTGGAGCCGTCGTACACCTACGACCTGTACTTCGACGAGAACGGCTACTTCCGCAAGATGGTGACCGACCTCGGCAAGCTGGGCGGCACGACCACCGCGACCTATGACAACTGGGGCGAGCCGGTCGACATCGAGGCGCCGCCGGCCTCCCAGGTCCAGTAG
- a CDS encoding RDD family protein produces the protein MVTVPESASWPRRILALFVDWFVSTLAVIAIVGLDEYGEPGSDAQFYVLVVYVVESALFTWLLGGSFGKLVTRLRVVPADGRLRPLNPLKALLRQVMVALVIPPLIYRPDGRGLHDLVAGTVTVTLDTFHELSPGPRRPER, from the coding sequence GTGGTGACGGTCCCCGAGTCGGCATCCTGGCCGCGCCGGATCCTGGCGCTGTTCGTCGACTGGTTCGTCTCGACCCTCGCGGTGATCGCGATCGTCGGGTTGGACGAGTACGGCGAGCCCGGCAGCGACGCCCAGTTCTACGTCCTGGTCGTGTACGTCGTGGAGTCGGCGCTCTTCACCTGGCTGCTCGGAGGCTCGTTCGGCAAGCTCGTCACCCGGCTGAGGGTCGTGCCCGCCGACGGCCGCCTGCGCCCCCTCAACCCGCTCAAGGCGCTGCTGCGCCAGGTGATGGTGGCGCTGGTGATCCCGCCGCTGATCTACCGGCCCGACGGGCGCGGTTTGCACGACCTGGTTGCGGGAACGGTGACGGTTACGTTGGACACGTTCCACGAGCTCAGCCCCGGACCACGCCGCCCCGAAAGGTAG
- the glnA gene encoding type I glutamate--ammonia ligase: MFQNSDELLAYIKDERVEMVDVRFCDLPGVMQHFTVPVSSFDQSVFEDGLNFDGSSIRGFQAIHESDMSLFPDPTTAYIDPFRVAKTLVVNFFIHDPLTGEPYSRDPRNIAKKAMAYLGTTGIGDTAFFAPEAEFYVFDNVRFETKQNAGYYEINSSAGAWNTGDAFENDNRGYKVKYKGGYFPVAPTDHFGELRDEMVIELERAGLQVERAHHEVGTAGQAEINYRFDELLKAADDVMKFKYIIKNTAWRNGKTATFMPKPIFGDNGSGMHVHQSIWNNGEPLFYDETGYGGLSDMARYYIGGILKHAPSLLAFTNPTVNSYHRLVPGFEAPISLVYSQRNRSACVRIPITGSNPKAKRIEFRCPDPSANPYLAFSALLLAGLDGIKNKIEPAAPIDKDIYELPPDEMADIDQVPTSLGAVLDSLEADHEFLTAGNVFTPDLIETWIDYKRTQEILPVQMRPHPHEFELYYDI, encoded by the coding sequence ATGTTCCAGAACAGCGACGAGCTGCTCGCCTACATCAAGGACGAACGCGTCGAGATGGTCGACGTCCGCTTCTGTGACCTGCCCGGCGTCATGCAGCACTTCACGGTCCCGGTGTCGTCGTTCGACCAGTCCGTCTTCGAGGACGGGCTGAACTTCGACGGCTCCTCGATCCGCGGCTTCCAGGCCATCCACGAGTCCGACATGTCGCTGTTCCCGGACCCGACCACCGCCTACATCGACCCGTTCCGGGTGGCGAAGACGCTGGTGGTCAACTTCTTCATCCACGACCCGCTCACCGGCGAGCCGTACTCGCGCGACCCGCGCAACATCGCCAAGAAGGCCATGGCCTACCTCGGCACCACCGGGATCGGCGACACGGCGTTCTTCGCCCCCGAGGCCGAGTTCTACGTCTTCGACAACGTGCGCTTCGAGACCAAGCAGAACGCCGGCTACTACGAGATCAACTCCTCGGCCGGCGCCTGGAACACCGGCGACGCGTTCGAGAACGACAACCGCGGCTACAAGGTCAAGTACAAGGGCGGCTACTTCCCCGTCGCGCCGACCGATCACTTCGGCGAGCTGCGCGACGAGATGGTCATCGAGCTCGAGCGGGCCGGCCTCCAGGTCGAGCGCGCCCACCACGAGGTCGGCACCGCCGGCCAGGCGGAGATCAACTACCGCTTCGACGAGCTGCTCAAGGCCGCCGACGACGTGATGAAGTTCAAGTACATCATCAAGAACACCGCGTGGCGCAACGGCAAGACGGCGACCTTCATGCCCAAGCCGATCTTCGGCGACAACGGCTCGGGCATGCACGTGCACCAGTCCATCTGGAACAACGGCGAGCCGCTGTTCTACGACGAGACCGGCTACGGCGGCCTGTCCGACATGGCGCGCTACTACATCGGCGGCATCCTCAAGCACGCCCCGTCGCTGCTGGCGTTCACCAACCCCACGGTGAACTCCTACCACCGCCTGGTCCCCGGCTTCGAGGCCCCGATCTCGCTGGTCTACTCCCAGCGCAACCGCTCGGCCTGCGTCCGGATCCCGATCACGGGCTCCAACCCGAAGGCCAAGCGCATCGAGTTCCGCTGCCCCGACCCGTCGGCCAACCCCTACCTCGCCTTCTCGGCGCTGCTGCTGGCCGGCCTCGACGGCATCAAGAACAAGATCGAGCCCGCCGCCCCCATCGACAAGGACATCTACGAGCTCCCGCCCGACGAGATGGCCGACATCGACCAGGTCCCGACCTCGCTCGGCGCCGTCCTCGACTCCCTCGAGGCCGACCACGAGTTCCTGACGGCCGGCAACGTGTTCACGCCCGACCTGATCGAGACCTGGATCGACTACAAGCGCACCCAGGAGATCCTCCCCGTGCAGATGCGCCCGCACCCGCACGAGTTCGAGCTGTACTACGACATCTGA
- a CDS encoding serine hydrolase domain-containing protein, giving the protein MINSLLDDLSGRTAQRLGAGQRGVVVVGALHGRQSAVHGADPGTQFEIGSITKTFTALALAQLAVRGVVGLDQPLSDLLPRDITAPQRGGEVIRLRHLASHTSGLPRLPKGTLPRGLLRADPYAGCTGELLMDGLRRTRLRSVPGTRFCYSNLGAGLLGFVLARHTETDYDSLVQAEICRHLGMTDTRVVLDLEGAARLAPGHSRTGRPRPPWHLAALAGAGGLHSTVPDLLRLARAHLGPAPEELAEAIALNRTTAHRINARAAIHPGWIAANMPRTQHRVMFHSGGTGGYRSLLAIAPEHGAAVVILNANNRPVDRPGLKLLGQIIDSGPGFGSDPVPAAA; this is encoded by the coding sequence ATGATCAACTCGCTCCTTGACGATCTGTCAGGACGAACAGCGCAACGACTCGGCGCTGGACAGCGTGGTGTCGTGGTGGTGGGTGCGCTGCACGGCAGGCAGTCCGCAGTGCACGGCGCAGATCCCGGCACGCAGTTCGAGATCGGTTCCATCACCAAGACGTTCACCGCGCTCGCCTTGGCCCAGCTCGCCGTGCGCGGCGTCGTGGGGCTGGACCAACCCCTGAGCGACCTCCTACCTCGTGACATCACGGCCCCCCAGCGCGGCGGCGAGGTCATCAGGCTGAGGCACCTGGCCTCCCACACTTCTGGGTTACCAAGGCTTCCCAAGGGGACCCTGCCACGGGGCCTGTTGCGAGCAGACCCCTACGCCGGATGCACCGGCGAGCTCCTGATGGACGGGTTGCGGCGCACCCGTTTGCGATCGGTGCCCGGCACCCGCTTCTGCTACTCCAACCTCGGCGCCGGCTTGCTCGGATTCGTCCTGGCACGCCACACCGAGACCGACTACGACTCGCTCGTCCAGGCCGAGATCTGCCGGCATCTGGGCATGACAGACACCCGCGTGGTCCTCGATCTCGAAGGCGCAGCCCGGTTGGCCCCCGGTCACTCCCGCACGGGACGACCACGCCCACCGTGGCACCTGGCCGCCCTCGCCGGTGCCGGCGGCCTTCACTCGACGGTTCCCGACCTGCTCAGGCTCGCGCGGGCCCACCTCGGCCCCGCCCCCGAAGAACTCGCCGAAGCGATCGCTCTCAACCGCACGACCGCGCACCGCATCAACGCACGAGCTGCGATCCATCCCGGCTGGATCGCAGCCAACATGCCCCGCACCCAGCATCGAGTCATGTTCCACAGTGGCGGCACGGGTGGATATCGCAGCCTGCTGGCTATAGCCCCCGAACACGGCGCCGCAGTCGTGATCCTCAACGCCAACAACCGACCCGTGGATCGTCCCGGCCTCAAGCTGCTCGGGCAGATCATCGACTCCGGACCCGGATTCGGGTCCGATCCCGTCCCGGCCGCCGCCTGA
- a CDS encoding transposase: MPAPHPPEFRRRAMDLARQPGASVAQVAKDLGISESGLRRWMSQDDVDTGRKEGLSTSEREELVRLRRENRRQQMEIEILKRASAYFAQENVLPK, from the coding sequence ATGCCTGCACCACACCCGCCCGAGTTCCGTCGCCGGGCGATGGACCTGGCCCGTCAGCCAGGAGCGTCGGTCGCTCAGGTCGCGAAGGACCTGGGGATCAGCGAGTCCGGTCTACGCCGTTGGATGAGCCAGGACGACGTCGACACCGGCCGCAAGGAAGGGCTGTCGACCAGCGAGCGCGAAGAGCTGGTCAGGCTGCGCCGGGAGAACCGTCGTCAGCAGATGGAGATCGAGATTCTTAAACGCGCTTCGGCCTATTTCGCACAGGAGAACGTGCTCCCAAAATAG
- a CDS encoding IS3 family transposase → MACRVLKVSRSGYYEWRDRPPSARDLEDAYLANTIYDIHAMSRRSYGAPRVHAELRLGMGVRVGRKRVARLLRMTGRRAIRHRHKRRHCPAEAVHQDLVQRKFTASGPDLLWCTDITEHPTRGGKVYCAAVLDVFTRQVVGWSIADHMRSELVVDALQMATWRRRPQAGTVVHSDRGSQYTSWVFGHRLRDAGLLGSMGRVASSVDNSMIESFWSTMQRELLDTRTWDTPEQLGSAIFEWIEAWYNPRRRHTAIGMLSPIDYEHHWQQQQASAALHTAAHGAA, encoded by the coding sequence GTGGCCTGCCGGGTCTTGAAGGTCTCACGCTCCGGCTACTACGAGTGGCGCGACCGGCCACCCTCAGCCCGCGACCTCGAGGATGCCTATCTGGCGAACACGATCTACGACATCCACGCCATGTCACGGCGCTCCTACGGTGCCCCACGGGTGCACGCCGAGCTCCGGCTCGGGATGGGGGTCCGGGTCGGCCGGAAACGGGTCGCGCGGCTGCTGCGGATGACCGGCCGGCGCGCGATCCGCCATCGCCACAAGCGTCGGCACTGCCCGGCTGAGGCGGTCCACCAGGACCTCGTGCAACGAAAGTTCACCGCTTCTGGCCCGGACCTGTTGTGGTGCACCGACATCACCGAGCACCCCACCAGGGGCGGGAAGGTCTACTGCGCCGCGGTCCTCGACGTGTTCACCCGACAGGTCGTGGGCTGGTCGATCGCGGACCACATGCGCTCAGAACTGGTCGTCGACGCACTGCAGATGGCGACCTGGCGTCGCCGCCCGCAGGCCGGCACGGTCGTCCATTCCGACCGTGGCAGCCAGTACACGTCCTGGGTCTTCGGCCACCGGCTCCGCGACGCCGGCCTGCTCGGATCCATGGGCCGAGTCGCCTCGTCGGTGGACAACTCGATGATCGAGTCGTTCTGGTCGACCATGCAACGCGAGCTCCTCGACACCCGGACCTGGGACACCCCAGAGCAGCTCGGCTCGGCGATCTTCGAGTGGATCGAAGCTTGGTACAACCCCCGCCGCCGGCACACCGCGATCGGAATGCTCAGCCCGATCGACTACGAGCACCACTGGCAGCAGCAACAAGCCTCCGCCGCTCTTCACACCGCCGCCCACGGCGCGGCATGA
- a CDS encoding nitric oxide synthase oxygenase — protein MGRHDAAGPSAEFQVGHHVSPPGLARIFDEEVLRDEAISFVEHFYDENKSPIPLRDRLAAVEQQIAETGTYTHTKSELVWGARVAWRNSARCIGRLYWNGLRVRDLRAVQTVDAMAYHCVEHIRVSLNRGNIRPVMSVFAPETPASPGMRLLNPQLLGYAGYDRGGGDRLGDRNNRDVTMTALRSGWSAPRPPSPFDVLPMLIRDFDGHVHVRRLPPEATPEVRLRHPDLDWLEGLGLRWFALPVVSDMALYIGGINYPAVPFSGWFMSSEIAVRDLADRDRYDVLPFLARRMGLDPGNPTDFAVDRAALELLRAVHFSFDAEKVRITEHHTESSRFLLHRDREQAAGRSCPADWSWIVPPVSSALTPVFHQYYDFLPAKGPQLYHPYTTTYRAHRDRDEGRRRAER, from the coding sequence ATGGGGAGGCACGACGCGGCCGGGCCGAGCGCCGAGTTCCAGGTCGGTCATCATGTCTCCCCACCGGGCCTAGCCCGCATCTTCGATGAGGAGGTGCTGCGAGACGAGGCCATCTCGTTCGTCGAGCACTTCTACGACGAGAACAAGTCCCCCATCCCGCTGCGTGACCGACTCGCGGCGGTCGAACAACAGATTGCCGAGACCGGTACCTATACCCACACCAAGTCGGAGCTCGTATGGGGAGCGCGCGTCGCCTGGCGCAACAGTGCGCGATGCATCGGGCGCCTGTACTGGAACGGCCTTCGGGTGCGCGACTTGCGCGCGGTCCAGACGGTGGACGCGATGGCGTACCACTGCGTCGAGCACATCAGAGTCAGCCTGAACCGCGGGAACATCCGCCCTGTCATGAGCGTGTTCGCGCCCGAGACGCCGGCAAGCCCGGGAATGCGCCTGCTCAACCCGCAGTTGCTGGGATACGCGGGATACGACCGCGGCGGTGGGGATCGGCTGGGGGATCGCAACAACCGCGATGTGACCATGACCGCTCTGCGGTCCGGGTGGTCGGCTCCGCGCCCTCCGTCGCCGTTCGACGTGCTGCCAATGCTGATCCGCGACTTCGACGGGCACGTGCACGTGCGACGGCTCCCGCCAGAGGCGACGCCGGAGGTCCGACTGCGGCACCCCGATCTCGACTGGCTGGAGGGGCTGGGACTGCGCTGGTTCGCGCTCCCCGTCGTCTCGGACATGGCGCTCTACATCGGGGGCATCAACTATCCCGCTGTTCCGTTCAGCGGCTGGTTCATGAGCTCCGAGATTGCGGTCCGAGATCTTGCCGACCGCGACCGCTACGACGTGCTCCCCTTTCTGGCCAGACGGATGGGCCTGGACCCGGGAAACCCCACCGACTTCGCCGTCGACCGGGCCGCTCTGGAGCTGTTGCGAGCGGTGCACTTCTCGTTCGACGCCGAGAAGGTGCGTATCACCGAACACCACACGGAGTCGTCGCGCTTTCTCCTCCACCGCGACCGAGAACAGGCCGCAGGTCGTTCCTGTCCGGCCGACTGGAGCTGGATCGTCCCTCCGGTCTCCTCCGCATTGACCCCCGTCTTCCATCAGTACTACGACTTCCTACCAGCCAAGGGCCCGCAGCTTTATCACCCCTATACGACGACCTATCGGGCGCACCGCGACCGCGACGAAGGACGGCGACGGGCCGAGCGCTGA
- a CDS encoding insulinase family protein, with protein sequence MSALDGVAVRGVRLPEALLADVHVVVPHRRGPAVVSAATPARRYLEELASTVGQTIVADTRVYAHPQFYGLSVTTEVGNVQHVVEVLTLYLEKPLPTQEESEPGVEGPNELADYVACQVLDAAPGCRIETVPQPFVLVTAPVEMSARWSWPVAPVAPPAAVQRLRPRGFRVHTRSVASARQVTVRLTRLAPSWTEPELAIIRVCTHLWGATPSSRLFTAVRASGLAYAPYAGILLSPFTRWTVSFSCSPGTVETAVAALRRAVLEGADAAPRDARGWEQAVGAYENASAMSRLNHEATMRRLVDRALVGAPHADDLSALRAVDPELAHHMWRAFLDVAEMDLVVVAAPESIESVNLDFAAPDHASLSPDSDRLRGMERT encoded by the coding sequence ATGTCCGCGCTCGACGGCGTCGCTGTGCGGGGCGTGCGCCTTCCCGAGGCATTGCTTGCCGACGTGCACGTCGTGGTGCCACACAGGAGGGGACCGGCAGTCGTCTCCGCCGCTACGCCGGCTCGTCGGTACCTCGAGGAGCTCGCTTCGACCGTCGGGCAGACCATCGTTGCCGACACTCGGGTGTATGCCCACCCACAGTTCTACGGGCTTTCGGTGACCACCGAGGTCGGCAACGTCCAGCACGTGGTCGAAGTGCTCACCCTGTACCTGGAGAAACCTCTTCCCACACAGGAAGAGTCGGAGCCGGGTGTCGAGGGACCTAACGAACTGGCCGACTACGTGGCGTGCCAGGTACTCGATGCGGCTCCCGGGTGTCGGATCGAGACGGTGCCCCAGCCGTTCGTCCTGGTCACCGCGCCGGTCGAGATGTCCGCCCGGTGGTCGTGGCCGGTGGCCCCGGTCGCCCCACCCGCCGCGGTCCAGCGACTCCGCCCACGCGGGTTCCGGGTCCACACGCGCTCGGTCGCCAGCGCGAGGCAGGTCACCGTTCGGCTGACCCGTCTCGCCCCGTCGTGGACAGAGCCGGAGCTCGCCATCATCCGCGTTTGCACCCACCTCTGGGGTGCCACGCCCTCATCGCGCCTATTCACCGCGGTGCGCGCCTCCGGACTCGCCTACGCGCCGTACGCCGGTATCCTCCTATCGCCGTTCACTCGGTGGACGGTGTCCTTCTCCTGTTCCCCGGGAACCGTCGAGACGGCCGTGGCTGCGCTGCGACGCGCCGTACTGGAGGGTGCCGATGCGGCTCCTAGGGACGCCAGGGGCTGGGAGCAGGCCGTCGGCGCGTACGAGAACGCCTCCGCTATGAGCCGCCTGAACCACGAGGCAACCATGCGACGTCTGGTCGACCGGGCCTTGGTCGGCGCCCCGCACGCAGACGACCTCTCAGCCCTGCGCGCGGTCGACCCCGAGCTCGCCCACCACATGTGGCGAGCCTTCCTCGACGTCGCCGAGATGGACCTCGTCGTCGTGGCGGCGCCGGAGTCGATCGAGTCGGTGAACCTGGACTTCGCTGCACCGGACCATGCGAGTCTGAGTCCAGACAGTGACCGCCTTCGTGGAATGGAGCGCACGTGA